In a genomic window of Holophagaceae bacterium:
- a CDS encoding aminoacetone oxidase family FAD-binding enzyme codes for MAAIIVVGGGAAGLVAAWRAAMKGHHVTLLEANGKLGVKLRISGGGKCNITHDGTMKAVAEAFSKAQARFLKPSFHAFSNEDVVALLHREGVETYVRDNGRIFPLDRPGSAAAVVAAFEAVVRRAGVLLRTGSRVVGLEGSPPRVEALRLGDGTRLPADAFILATGGASYPETGTRGEVAGWLEQLGVPTQPWTPALAPIPLKTPHPGWEGVAFRDGILRLQEGEGGRRIGAFAGDILFTRSGISGPAALELSARTESARRAGRAWLAYDFTGLSEAVLDAELRHGQIENPHLSARNWLQHWIPERVADSLWRAEGFGDIRLKHLPKSVRSTLVSWACAFPLGLPGAVPLERGEVAAGGVDLSAVDPHTMRVRNWDNLLVCGELLDVDGPVGGYNLQAAFSTGFLAGESV; via the coding sequence ATGGCTGCAATCATCGTGGTAGGGGGAGGCGCGGCGGGCCTGGTGGCCGCTTGGCGGGCGGCCATGAAAGGCCACCACGTGACGCTGCTGGAGGCCAACGGGAAGCTGGGCGTGAAGCTCCGCATCAGCGGTGGCGGGAAATGCAATATCACCCACGATGGGACCATGAAGGCCGTGGCCGAGGCCTTTTCCAAAGCGCAGGCCCGCTTTCTCAAGCCTTCCTTCCACGCCTTCAGCAATGAGGATGTGGTCGCGCTCCTCCATCGCGAAGGCGTCGAAACGTACGTACGGGACAATGGCCGCATCTTTCCATTGGACCGCCCGGGAAGCGCGGCGGCGGTGGTGGCGGCCTTCGAAGCTGTGGTGCGGCGAGCCGGAGTGCTGCTCCGGACCGGAAGCCGCGTGGTGGGGCTCGAGGGCAGTCCTCCCCGGGTCGAGGCGCTTCGGCTTGGAGATGGAACCAGGCTTCCGGCAGATGCCTTCATCCTCGCGACCGGGGGCGCGAGCTATCCCGAAACCGGGACCCGAGGCGAGGTGGCGGGTTGGCTGGAGCAACTGGGCGTGCCGACGCAGCCATGGACACCCGCCCTCGCGCCGATCCCCCTCAAGACACCGCATCCCGGCTGGGAGGGCGTGGCCTTCCGGGATGGGATCTTGAGATTGCAGGAGGGCGAAGGGGGCCGGAGGATCGGCGCCTTCGCGGGCGACATCCTGTTCACCCGGAGTGGCATCAGCGGTCCAGCCGCTTTGGAATTGAGCGCCCGGACCGAATCCGCCCGCAGGGCGGGCCGGGCCTGGCTCGCCTACGATTTCACAGGCCTCAGCGAAGCCGTGTTGGATGCGGAACTCCGCCACGGACAAATCGAAAATCCGCACCTGTCAGCCCGGAACTGGCTTCAGCATTGGATTCCCGAACGGGTGGCGGATTCCCTGTGGCGGGCGGAAGGATTTGGCGACATCCGTCTGAAGCACCTTCCCAAAAGCGTGCGATCCACGCTGGTGAGCTGGGCCTGCGCCTTTCCGCTCGGCCTGCCCGGGGCCGTCCCCCTGGAGCGCGGGGAGGTGGCCGCGGGCGGTGTCGACCTGTCGGCGGTGGATCCCCATACGATGCGGGTCCGGAACTGGGACAACCTCCTGGTCTGCGGGGAGCTCCTGGACGTCGATGGGCCCGTGGGGGGATACAACCTGCAGGCCGCCTTCAGCACGGGTTTCCTGGCAGGGGAATCGGTCTAG
- a CDS encoding GGDEF domain-containing protein, with protein MRNPFRLPDAQARFAPELEQAIVDELYKRAWAAFATLLLVLAVASSVLSEAIQQHPSIGRVLMLMVAVTLLRTLSLLLLRKVPSPRLKLWGFITGSTLIAFGFAELNIISYPDLEPSEVALLGIIDAGICSGALISMGSSFLAYTLYIVPNIGSLALMVALGPSTRWTHNFLLLLCIYLAALMLLAFELARAHRREVLLRLEMAEMALRDNLTQLRNRRALLEFMSMESEQVLRSWRPTMDPAHPKVALSLGLLMLDIDHFKAINDTHGHLAGDAVLIQIATILEETARKPDVVVRWGGEEFVIVARDTDRRPPSRLAERIRERVGHHPFTLPSGQTIQVTCSIGYSVFPFDEKLPALLTWEQIISVADTGMYFAKTHGRDRSVGVMAGDQVRADSDVLNRLEQSLDQAQAEGLVKLVGEARS; from the coding sequence ATGCGAAACCCGTTCAGACTTCCCGATGCCCAGGCGCGCTTCGCGCCGGAGCTGGAACAGGCCATCGTGGACGAACTCTACAAGCGGGCCTGGGCCGCATTCGCGACCCTGCTGCTGGTCCTCGCGGTGGCCAGCTCGGTCCTGAGCGAGGCGATCCAACAGCATCCTTCCATCGGCCGGGTCCTCATGCTCATGGTCGCCGTGACCCTGCTCCGCACACTCAGCCTCCTGCTGCTCAGGAAGGTTCCGAGCCCCCGCCTGAAGCTTTGGGGCTTCATCACCGGCTCCACGCTGATCGCTTTCGGATTCGCCGAATTGAACATCATCAGCTATCCCGACCTCGAACCCTCAGAGGTCGCCCTGCTGGGCATCATCGACGCGGGCATCTGTTCCGGGGCCTTGATCAGCATGGGCAGCAGCTTCCTCGCCTACACGCTCTACATCGTCCCGAATATCGGGTCCCTGGCCCTGATGGTGGCTTTGGGCCCATCCACGCGCTGGACCCACAATTTCCTGCTGCTGCTCTGCATCTATCTCGCGGCCTTGATGCTCCTGGCCTTCGAACTGGCGAGGGCCCACCGGCGGGAGGTGCTTCTGCGCCTGGAAATGGCGGAAATGGCGCTGCGGGACAATCTCACCCAGCTCAGGAACCGGCGTGCGCTCCTGGAATTCATGTCCATGGAATCAGAGCAGGTGCTGCGCTCCTGGAGGCCGACCATGGATCCCGCCCACCCGAAGGTGGCCCTGAGCCTCGGCCTGCTGATGCTCGACATCGACCACTTCAAGGCCATCAATGACACGCACGGCCACCTTGCCGGCGATGCGGTGCTGATACAGATCGCCACCATCCTCGAGGAAACAGCCCGCAAGCCCGACGTGGTGGTGCGCTGGGGCGGCGAGGAATTCGTCATCGTGGCCCGCGACACGGACCGGCGGCCGCCATCCCGTCTGGCGGAGCGCATCCGGGAGCGGGTCGGACACCATCCCTTCACCCTGCCCTCCGGCCAGACTATCCAGGTCACCTGCTCCATCGGGTATTCGGTCTTCCCCTTCGATGAAAAACTGCCCGCCCTTCTGACCTGGGAGCAGATCATCTCCGTGGCGGACACCGGCATGTACTTCGCGAAGACCCATGGCCGCGACCGGAGCGTGGGCGTCATGGCCGGGGACCAGGTCCGGGCCGATTCCGATGTGCTGAACCGCCTTGAACAGAGCCTGGACCAGGCCCAGGCTGAAGGCCTGGTGAAGCTTGTGGGCGAGGCAAGGAGCTAG
- a CDS encoding carboxypeptidase regulatory-like domain-containing protein, producing the protein MGIPILRALQLGLVLGALPGALAAQSAGVTTSDLKGVVRSPQGEPVPGAALTLRRADLNGTWTTTSDGAGRYRFRMLPAGNYLLKAKAKAEHAAQAPVTLQVGGTAQQDLMLASSVAEQTVAVEAPGDSERTQVASVVDESSISNLPINLRNFAGFSLTTPFAAVGNLPAGKGSPDSGLSFAGMTPRQNAFLLDGLDNNDLGLGAPRSSLSQEAVQEFQVISGGFSAEHGRALGGIVNTVTKQGTNELKGSLFWFSKTGSLDATSTTSAEHRQQYGASVGGPILKDRLFYFAAVERMQRTDQNIVAIDPAVAGLIRASGFQLETGKLPFEEGDSSGFLRLDWVQNSSSRWIFRVLAGQSENENEIPWGGLTARSAGGARSTRDQTFTLAHQWAGSAWFNDFRLMFADRDTRIDSLDPQRAVYVEILGAAYFGTQRLADQRSRIRYTQLADTLSTVRGNHTLKGGIDLLHSENDATVPQNFSGVYRFQAIPEIGIGSSMAAFAAPNPFGGTGIPVAFVQSYGNPHARFTARSEAIFIQDDWQAHPAFLLKMGLRFERESLPPFPDTADYGAVQHPPSTVDPVLGPTQLPAGAYDYPANFRIQRDWSANLVHPRLSFSWQARPTLRMFGGAGRFGGPTNLGPYYGLRLFNGRDVQTVIRTLRDPVLLGPLPSWANADGVAQNHRYATLPPGPTTFVLPGDTAFPTMWQENLGLEWIPRPAHRFALELVHSKAKGFMNVRDVNAFQVYFNPATSQPVLRRPDLRYSTLNRVDGSGRADYDGQSLAWTWKRSGQFLLNASYTHSHAWDNFTDWTSDFTPQNTFDPSSEWGPSLQHQAHRLSAAAVWSTGQEGPALRRDWTFSGILHWASGRPYTQLAGSDANYDGDGTSDRPAGVGRNSEATPSTSTLDLRASRTFSFSGSKLELILEVFNCFNRSNVLQVQNVHASVTPEYGTPIRYGPKRQLQFGARYKF; encoded by the coding sequence GTGGGCATACCCATTCTTCGCGCACTTCAGCTTGGTCTGGTCCTCGGAGCGCTGCCCGGGGCGCTGGCGGCGCAAAGCGCGGGCGTGACCACCTCGGATTTGAAAGGCGTGGTTCGCTCCCCGCAAGGGGAACCGGTGCCGGGCGCGGCGCTGACCTTGCGGCGGGCGGATCTGAATGGGACCTGGACCACCACGAGCGACGGGGCAGGCCGCTACCGCTTCCGCATGCTGCCGGCCGGGAATTATCTACTCAAGGCGAAGGCCAAGGCGGAGCACGCCGCCCAGGCACCCGTGACGCTTCAGGTCGGCGGCACCGCCCAACAGGATTTGATGCTGGCCTCGTCCGTTGCTGAACAAACCGTGGCGGTGGAAGCGCCAGGGGATTCCGAACGCACCCAGGTCGCCAGCGTGGTGGACGAGTCCAGCATTTCCAATCTCCCGATCAACCTGCGGAATTTCGCGGGGTTCAGCCTGACCACGCCCTTCGCGGCGGTGGGCAATCTGCCGGCCGGCAAGGGCAGCCCTGATTCTGGTCTGAGCTTCGCGGGCATGACGCCGCGCCAGAATGCTTTCCTGCTGGACGGGTTGGACAACAATGATTTGGGGCTTGGCGCGCCCCGGTCCAGCCTCAGCCAGGAGGCGGTCCAGGAATTCCAGGTCATCAGCGGCGGGTTCTCCGCGGAACACGGCCGGGCCCTGGGCGGCATCGTGAACACCGTCACGAAACAGGGAACCAACGAATTGAAGGGATCCCTGTTCTGGTTCTCCAAAACCGGAAGCCTGGACGCGACCTCCACCACCAGCGCGGAACACCGCCAGCAGTATGGAGCTTCGGTGGGCGGGCCGATCCTCAAGGACCGGCTCTTCTACTTCGCCGCCGTGGAACGCATGCAGCGGACGGACCAAAATATCGTGGCCATCGACCCCGCCGTGGCCGGCCTCATCCGGGCCTCTGGGTTCCAGCTCGAAACCGGAAAACTGCCCTTCGAAGAAGGGGATTCCTCCGGATTCCTGCGCCTGGATTGGGTGCAGAATTCCTCGAGCCGGTGGATTTTCCGGGTTCTCGCGGGGCAATCGGAAAATGAGAACGAGATCCCCTGGGGCGGGCTCACGGCCCGCAGCGCCGGGGGCGCCCGCAGCACGCGCGATCAGACGTTCACCCTCGCGCACCAATGGGCGGGCTCTGCCTGGTTCAACGATTTCAGGCTGATGTTCGCCGACCGGGACACGCGCATCGACAGCCTCGATCCGCAACGGGCGGTCTACGTGGAGATCCTGGGCGCGGCGTATTTCGGGACCCAGCGGCTGGCGGACCAACGATCCCGGATCCGCTACACCCAACTGGCGGACACGCTCTCGACGGTGCGGGGAAACCACACGCTGAAGGGGGGCATCGATCTGCTCCACTCGGAGAACGACGCCACCGTGCCGCAGAATTTCTCGGGAGTGTACCGGTTCCAGGCCATTCCGGAAATCGGCATCGGCAGTTCGATGGCGGCTTTCGCCGCGCCCAATCCCTTCGGCGGTACGGGCATCCCTGTGGCCTTCGTGCAGAGCTACGGCAATCCCCACGCGCGTTTCACCGCCAGGAGCGAGGCTATTTTCATCCAGGATGATTGGCAGGCGCATCCCGCTTTCCTTCTGAAAATGGGCCTGCGGTTCGAACGGGAATCCCTGCCGCCCTTCCCGGACACCGCGGACTATGGCGCAGTCCAACACCCGCCCTCGACCGTGGATCCCGTGCTGGGTCCCACGCAGCTTCCGGCGGGAGCCTACGACTATCCGGCGAATTTCCGCATCCAGCGGGACTGGAGCGCAAATCTCGTCCACCCACGGCTCTCCTTCAGTTGGCAGGCGCGGCCGACCTTGCGCATGTTCGGGGGCGCCGGGCGCTTCGGCGGCCCCACGAACCTGGGCCCCTACTACGGCCTCAGGCTCTTCAACGGGCGCGATGTCCAGACCGTCATCCGGACGCTGCGGGACCCGGTTCTGCTGGGCCCCTTGCCCTCCTGGGCCAATGCGGATGGCGTGGCCCAAAACCACCGCTATGCCACGCTGCCGCCGGGCCCCACGACCTTCGTCCTGCCCGGGGACACAGCCTTCCCCACCATGTGGCAGGAGAACCTGGGCCTTGAATGGATTCCGCGCCCGGCCCATCGTTTCGCCTTGGAACTGGTGCATTCGAAAGCCAAGGGCTTTATGAATGTGCGCGACGTGAACGCCTTCCAGGTCTACTTCAATCCTGCCACAAGCCAGCCGGTCCTCCGGCGCCCGGACCTGCGCTACAGCACACTCAACCGGGTGGATGGAAGCGGCCGCGCCGACTATGACGGGCAGAGCCTCGCCTGGACCTGGAAACGGAGCGGACAATTCCTGCTGAACGCGAGCTATACCCATTCCCATGCCTGGGACAACTTCACGGATTGGACTTCGGATTTCACGCCGCAGAACACCTTCGATCCTTCGAGCGAATGGGGCCCGAGCCTGCAACACCAGGCGCACCGGCTCAGCGCCGCCGCCGTGTGGAGCACGGGCCAGGAAGGGCCGGCCCTGCGCCGCGACTGGACCTTCAGCGGCATCCTGCATTGGGCTTCAGGGCGGCCGTACACCCAATTGGCTGGTTCCGACGCCAACTATGACGGGGATGGCACCTCGGACCGTCCGGCCGGCGTGGGCCGCAACTCGGAGGCCACACCCTCCACTTCGACACTGGATCTGCGCGCTTCGCGGACCTTCAGTTTCAGCGGTTCGAAGCTCGAGCTCATTCTGGAGGTCTTCAATTGCTTCAACCGTTCCAATGTGCTCCAGGTCCAGAACGTCCACGCCTCCGTTACGCCGGAGTACGGAACACCCATCCGCTACGGTCCCAAGCGGCAGTTGCAGTTCGGCGCGCGGTACAAGTTTTAG
- a CDS encoding AAA family ATPase: MGDFQGTDRIHVRRSIGSGSFGMVFEVFDQDRQAVVALKTLTNVGPEALYQFKQEFRALADISHPNLVGLFELGSDGDRAYFTMELIDGLPFSAWVRNERPTGRGAFGGRREDRTSGMDEQGPAGIHFSDSASHAVTGEEPTMFADSGPSAQVPDTGEVKAIKDPARLRNTLRQLVNGVSALHASGKLHRDLKSSNVLVTPAGRLVILDFGLVLDISPHEAWAPGLPPKLVGTPSHISPEQVAGQRADEASDWYAVGVMLYESLTGRLPFTGSPMAMLQAKQELDPPRPATIAPGVPDDLDEICVALLNRNPRLRMGRQELMERLGHPGTVKPGAWNEPGSQALRRIFVGRAKEVSALRAAFESTVRDEPSTVLLHGSSGIGKSFLVRRFLRSVQEDNPRAVVLYGRCFEQESVPFKAVDSLIDGLSQVMRFMPSVETEPLLPRHIGALAKLFPVLQQVPSIARAAARSVGSLDALETRQRAFSALRALLSRLADQRPLVLVLDDLQWGDLDSVALLGELLRPPDRPAFLLVACYRREESGTSPALLELLPMLKSARHVDLPVEPLDAEASAQLALSLMGPERPGHDDHETRARNIADEAGGSPLFISELARHPGGAELLPATGTADLERLLLIRVQMLPEISRQILELLAVAGYPLPWSAVRRAVKAEPGQADPFAPLRAGHLARARGTSDHRTLEVYHDRVGEAVARSLGAEAISSRHLMLAEALEQSPGADPQALAQHYLAGGERGKAADFSSSAADLAAEALAFDQAATLYQQAIDLRQAGDPSLQDLRIRLAQALVNTGRGAAAAQVFLDAASHGDSPSHRVWRRRAAEEFFRSGHLEQGLATTRQVLAAIGVRIPATPTGALVSLVFHRLRLYFRGIKFTERSAEAIPAELLDRIDTLWSVTMGLGLFDFIRAADFQARQLLLALEAGEPYRLVRGLAHEMALRAAESGSGDLSASRRIQATTMALAERFGQPEPLARAYIGAGIAALVTGRWRSSADWLEKAETVLRASCTGVTYEIHTVQFFAFMANIIMGRIRPATQRYPELLSEAEDLGDVLMLANLRIVGWNIHLAADDPELAETEMDRALEGWPETGFLTQHFHRLIGRASVHLYRGQPRAALDFVQSQWPALKGSHLLRSQSARISCVELRARCLLATAAAEPANRAALLKAARRDIQSLFDEPSANSKAQALKDQAVALALEGRNDEAQASLVEAEISLENEGMATHVQAVRWVRGHLLGNAQGQDLKAAATAAMKEAGYRNPEATARLFAPGIA; this comes from the coding sequence GTGGGGGATTTCCAGGGGACCGACCGCATCCATGTCCGCCGGAGCATCGGCTCCGGCTCGTTCGGCATGGTCTTCGAAGTCTTCGACCAGGACCGCCAGGCCGTGGTGGCCCTTAAGACGCTCACCAACGTCGGCCCCGAGGCGCTGTACCAGTTCAAACAGGAATTCCGGGCCCTGGCGGACATCTCGCATCCGAATCTCGTGGGCTTGTTCGAACTGGGCAGCGATGGCGACCGCGCCTACTTCACCATGGAGCTCATCGACGGCCTGCCCTTCTCCGCCTGGGTCCGGAATGAGCGGCCGACGGGTCGCGGGGCTTTCGGGGGTCGTCGGGAAGACCGGACTTCGGGGATGGACGAGCAAGGCCCTGCCGGAATCCATTTTTCGGACAGCGCTTCCCATGCGGTCACCGGCGAAGAGCCCACGATGTTCGCGGACAGCGGCCCTTCGGCGCAGGTTCCGGACACGGGAGAAGTCAAGGCCATAAAGGATCCGGCGCGCCTGCGCAACACCCTCCGCCAGCTTGTCAACGGCGTTTCAGCGCTGCATGCATCCGGGAAACTCCACCGCGACCTGAAATCCAGCAACGTGCTGGTGACCCCGGCGGGCCGGCTGGTGATTCTGGATTTCGGGCTCGTGCTGGATATTTCGCCCCATGAAGCCTGGGCCCCGGGCCTGCCGCCGAAGCTGGTGGGAACCCCCTCGCACATCTCGCCCGAGCAGGTGGCCGGCCAGCGCGCCGACGAAGCCAGCGACTGGTATGCCGTGGGCGTGATGCTCTACGAATCCCTCACCGGCCGCCTGCCCTTCACCGGGTCGCCCATGGCGATGCTCCAGGCCAAACAGGAGCTGGATCCACCCCGTCCCGCCACCATCGCTCCCGGCGTGCCCGACGACCTCGATGAGATCTGCGTCGCCCTTCTGAACCGGAATCCCCGGCTTCGCATGGGCCGGCAAGAGCTGATGGAACGGCTGGGACACCCCGGGACAGTAAAACCCGGGGCCTGGAATGAGCCAGGTTCCCAGGCGCTGCGCCGGATTTTCGTAGGGCGCGCCAAGGAAGTCTCGGCCCTGAGGGCCGCTTTCGAATCCACCGTCCGGGATGAACCGAGCACCGTGCTGCTGCATGGCAGCTCGGGAATCGGAAAGAGTTTCCTCGTGCGGCGCTTCCTCCGCTCCGTGCAGGAGGACAACCCGCGCGCGGTCGTCCTGTATGGCCGGTGTTTCGAACAGGAATCGGTCCCGTTCAAAGCCGTCGACAGCCTGATCGACGGCCTCAGCCAGGTGATGCGGTTCATGCCTTCGGTGGAGACGGAACCACTGCTGCCCAGGCATATAGGAGCCCTGGCGAAGCTCTTTCCGGTGCTCCAGCAGGTGCCGTCCATCGCGCGGGCCGCGGCCCGAAGCGTGGGCTCCCTGGACGCATTGGAGACCCGCCAGCGGGCCTTTTCCGCCCTGAGGGCGCTGCTGTCGCGCCTGGCGGACCAGCGCCCCCTGGTGCTGGTCCTCGACGACCTGCAATGGGGCGACCTGGACAGCGTGGCTTTGCTGGGAGAACTGCTGCGTCCGCCCGACCGTCCGGCCTTCCTGCTGGTGGCCTGCTACCGGCGTGAGGAATCCGGGACAAGCCCGGCCCTGTTGGAACTGCTGCCCATGCTGAAATCAGCGCGCCACGTGGATCTGCCCGTGGAACCGCTGGACGCCGAGGCCTCGGCCCAACTGGCGCTTTCGCTCATGGGGCCCGAGCGCCCCGGACACGACGATCACGAGACAAGGGCCCGGAACATCGCCGACGAGGCTGGCGGAAGTCCGCTTTTCATCAGCGAATTGGCCCGCCATCCAGGTGGAGCGGAATTGCTGCCCGCCACTGGAACAGCAGATCTTGAACGGCTCCTGCTCATCCGCGTCCAGATGCTTCCGGAAATTTCGCGGCAGATTCTGGAACTGCTCGCGGTTGCAGGCTATCCCCTGCCCTGGTCCGCGGTGCGGCGGGCCGTGAAGGCGGAACCCGGCCAGGCCGACCCTTTCGCGCCTTTGAGGGCGGGCCACCTGGCCCGGGCGCGGGGGACCTCGGACCACAGGACCCTGGAGGTCTATCATGACCGGGTCGGGGAGGCGGTGGCCCGCAGCCTCGGCGCGGAAGCCATTTCCAGCCGCCACCTCATGCTGGCCGAGGCCTTGGAGCAGAGCCCCGGCGCGGATCCCCAGGCCCTCGCTCAGCATTACCTCGCCGGCGGCGAGCGTGGCAAGGCGGCGGATTTCTCCTCCAGCGCCGCGGACCTCGCGGCCGAAGCGCTGGCCTTCGACCAGGCAGCCACGCTGTACCAACAAGCCATCGACCTGCGGCAGGCCGGGGATCCTTCCCTCCAGGATTTGCGCATCCGGCTGGCCCAGGCCCTGGTGAACACAGGCCGGGGCGCGGCCGCGGCCCAGGTCTTCCTGGATGCCGCCTCCCATGGCGATTCTCCATCCCACCGCGTCTGGCGGCGGCGGGCCGCCGAGGAGTTCTTCCGCAGCGGCCACTTGGAACAGGGCCTCGCCACGACCCGCCAGGTGCTGGCGGCAATCGGGGTTCGCATCCCCGCCACGCCCACGGGGGCCCTTGTCTCCCTCGTCTTCCACCGCCTGCGCCTCTACTTCCGGGGCATCAAATTCACCGAGCGCAGCGCGGAGGCGATCCCCGCCGAATTGCTCGACCGCATCGACACCCTGTGGTCGGTGACCATGGGCCTCGGGTTATTCGATTTCATCCGGGCCGCTGATTTCCAGGCCCGGCAACTGCTCCTGGCTTTGGAGGCGGGGGAGCCCTACCGGCTGGTGCGGGGCCTCGCGCATGAAATGGCATTGCGCGCGGCCGAAAGCGGCAGCGGCGACCTCAGTGCTTCGCGGCGCATCCAAGCCACCACCATGGCCCTCGCCGAACGGTTCGGCCAGCCTGAGCCCCTGGCGCGGGCTTATATCGGAGCCGGCATCGCCGCCCTGGTGACCGGGCGCTGGCGTTCGTCAGCCGACTGGCTGGAGAAGGCCGAAACGGTCCTGAGGGCAAGCTGCACGGGCGTCACCTACGAGATCCACACCGTCCAGTTCTTCGCATTCATGGCGAACATCATCATGGGCCGGATCCGGCCGGCGACCCAGCGGTACCCAGAGCTGCTCAGCGAGGCAGAGGATCTCGGGGACGTCCTGATGCTCGCGAACCTGCGAATCGTGGGCTGGAACATCCACCTGGCCGCGGACGATCCCGAACTCGCCGAAACCGAAATGGACCGGGCCCTGGAAGGCTGGCCGGAAACAGGGTTCCTCACGCAGCACTTCCATCGCCTCATCGGCCGGGCCTCGGTCCACCTTTACAGGGGACAACCCAGGGCCGCCCTGGACTTCGTGCAATCCCAGTGGCCCGCCCTGAAGGGATCCCACCTTTTGCGGTCCCAAAGCGCCCGGATCTCCTGCGTCGAACTCCGGGCCCGCTGCCTGCTGGCCACGGCCGCCGCTGAACCCGCGAACCGGGCGGCCCTGCTGAAGGCCGCGCGCCGGGACATACAGTCCCTCTTCGATGAACCCTCTGCCAACTCCAAAGCCCAGGCCCTGAAGGACCAGGCGGTGGCCCTGGCGCTGGAAGGCCGCAACGACGAGGCCCAAGCCAGCCTGGTGGAAGCGGAAATATCCTTGGAAAACGAAGGGATGGCCACGCATGTCCAAGCGGTGCGCTGGGTGCGGGGACATCTCCTGGGCAACGCCCAGGGCCAGGATCTCAAGGCGGCGGCCACCGCCGCAATGAAGGAGGCCGGCTACCGCAATCCGGAGGCCACCGCCCGGCTGTTCGCGCCTGGGATCGCGTAG
- a CDS encoding carotenoid biosynthesis protein: MKNEAMKDRLLIIAMLTLLFTGAALQTLFGAALGSKPPFILSNLVFSGLALIHAWHMLGWRRAATFFGVVFVLAWIAESLSIATCLATCYHYTPVLGWRIGQVPLFVPLGWFAMIYNSYVIVNLAAEGHPVSTKGDGVWMAWLALLTAFVMATWDLTLDPYMVIKEQAWVWEQGGIYFGIPAANYVSWVEVVFIITVVYRMAERGLPLPKKKISPWMAGVPVAGYALMSLPAVFIGVPDATRVLAPFTAGIPILMAVAPLMQMGRPHFRECGTYLHRLVAPDHVVSDTGSRILFIMLAAAFLVHVGMNGLRLQQGGRLPFDQMTVFFSIFVVLHACFMLGWRRALWFFGATAFISFLFEYIGVKTGLVFGHYYYTDVLGWKILGAVPWPIPLAYFMVLYPSTMMANLAIHGAPVTNKLPWGWSAFAALLGALIMSAWDLTMDPYMSLQQKAWIWTDGGRYFGIPFLNFSGWVFTTFTAGLAYRLIEYRIPLKPMGHMSTLVVIAPILCYAVLPIGDLAMGYPEATKVIAPFSMGIAVIAALMRMGEPADLKAGEEHAD, encoded by the coding sequence ATGAAAAACGAAGCGATGAAGGACCGCCTTCTCATCATCGCGATGCTGACATTGCTGTTCACTGGTGCAGCGCTCCAGACCCTATTTGGAGCCGCGCTGGGCTCCAAGCCGCCGTTCATCCTCAGCAACCTGGTCTTCAGCGGGCTGGCCCTGATCCACGCCTGGCACATGCTGGGCTGGCGGCGGGCCGCGACCTTCTTCGGGGTGGTCTTCGTGCTGGCCTGGATCGCCGAGAGCCTGAGCATCGCCACCTGCCTGGCCACCTGCTACCACTACACTCCCGTGCTCGGATGGCGCATCGGCCAGGTGCCGCTGTTCGTGCCCCTGGGCTGGTTCGCCATGATCTACAACAGCTACGTCATCGTGAATCTCGCCGCCGAAGGCCATCCGGTCAGCACCAAGGGCGACGGCGTCTGGATGGCCTGGCTGGCGCTGCTCACGGCCTTCGTGATGGCCACCTGGGACCTCACGCTGGATCCCTACATGGTCATCAAGGAGCAGGCCTGGGTCTGGGAGCAAGGGGGCATCTATTTCGGCATCCCGGCCGCCAATTATGTGTCCTGGGTGGAAGTCGTGTTCATCATCACCGTGGTCTACCGGATGGCCGAGCGGGGCTTGCCGCTGCCCAAGAAAAAAATATCTCCCTGGATGGCGGGCGTCCCGGTGGCGGGCTACGCGCTGATGAGCCTTCCCGCCGTGTTCATCGGCGTCCCCGATGCGACAAGGGTGCTCGCGCCCTTCACCGCGGGCATTCCGATCCTGATGGCCGTCGCCCCCCTCATGCAGATGGGGCGCCCCCACTTCAGGGAATGCGGAACGTACCTTCACCGATTGGTCGCGCCGGACCACGTGGTGAGCGACACCGGGTCGCGCATATTATTCATCATGCTGGCCGCGGCCTTCCTGGTCCACGTCGGAATGAACGGACTCCGCCTGCAGCAGGGCGGCCGCCTGCCGTTTGATCAGATGACGGTCTTTTTCAGCATCTTCGTCGTGCTCCACGCCTGTTTCATGCTTGGATGGCGGCGGGCCCTCTGGTTTTTCGGCGCCACGGCTTTCATCAGTTTCCTGTTCGAGTACATTGGCGTGAAGACGGGACTCGTCTTTGGACACTACTATTACACCGACGTGCTGGGCTGGAAGATCCTCGGCGCTGTGCCCTGGCCCATCCCGCTCGCCTATTTCATGGTGCTCTACCCCAGCACGATGATGGCGAACCTCGCAATCCACGGCGCTCCGGTGACGAACAAATTGCCGTGGGGCTGGTCAGCCTTCGCCGCGCTGCTGGGGGCCCTCATCATGAGCGCCTGGGACCTGACCATGGACCCGTACATGTCCCTGCAGCAGAAGGCCTGGATCTGGACCGATGGCGGGCGGTACTTCGGCATCCCCTTCCTCAACTTCTCGGGCTGGGTGTTCACGACCTTCACGGCAGGCCTGGCCTATCGCCTCATCGAATACCGCATCCCTTTGAAGCCCATGGGCCACATGAGCACCCTGGTCGTGATCGCTCCCATCCTCTGCTACGCGGTGCTTCCCATCGGCGATCTCGCCATGGGCTACCCCGAGGCCACGAAAGTCATCGCGCCCTTCTCCATGGGCATCGCGGTCATCGCAGCATTGATGCGCATGGGCGAGCCGGCGGATTTGAAGGCCGGCGAGGAGCATGCTGATTAA